A window of Halichoerus grypus chromosome 15, mHalGry1.hap1.1, whole genome shotgun sequence genomic DNA:
GCCAGTGGGTGCTAAGGTGGTGCCAGGGTGGAGGCCTGCTGAGGGCTGCAGCGTGAAGACAGTAGTGGCTACAGGATTCAGGTCCTAGACGGAAGGGTGCAAGGAaaagcctccctcctcctcctggggaAGGAATATCCTGATGAGCAGGTGGGGAACACAGGCGTCTGGCCCACGTTTGCACTGGGTGGAGGTAGCACATGGTGGGACACAGGCAGAGTATGGACACCTCGGAGCAGGAATGCAGGAATGCTCATGGAGGGCAAGGTGGAGAGGCTTTGGTTTGGAGGCCATTGCCCTGTctgtcctccaccccccccaccccccccaccccccccccgcccttctgCACAGGGATCCGGCCATTCCGCTGTGGAGCTTGCGGGAAAGCATTTACACAGCGCTGCTCACTGGAAGCTCATCTTGCCAAGGTGCACGGGCAGCCGGCCAGCTACGCTTATCGTGAGCGCCGTGAGAAGCTGCATGTGTGTGAGGACTGTGGCTTCACCTGCTCGAGGCCGGACGCCTACGTGCAGCACCGCACCCTACATCGCGCTGCTTGAGAATGTGCATCCCACACAACCCACGGGAGGCAAATAAACGCACGAAATGCACGCACAAAACACAGAATTTATTACACATAGGAGAGGACAGTTCACTCGGTCCAGCGGTGGCCACAGTGTGGGGCCGTGCACACGTAGTACAAGCGCATGGCGTCCTGCCAGAAAGGGTGCACGGTTAGGAAGGGCCTGCACCCCATGGATGTGTACGACACACCACCTCCATCCAGCAGAGCCGCACCCCAAGATAATAGGCAAAGGGGCCTTCCCCAGTGGTAAGGGTCCCCCCCAATACTGGTATCCCTGCCCCCGGGGAGGACCAACCCTGGGACACGCAGAAAGCCTTCCTCCTGCCGCTCACCTCGGCCCGGGCACTATGTGACTGGAAAAACACCGCCTCCTTGTGGCCACACCTGGGAGGACAGTCAGCCACTCAGCCAACCatacccttccctcctcccttcacccAGTGAGGACGAGCCACTCTCCATCCCCAATACCAACAGCGCGCTCTCACTTTTGGCACGGGTGGTCCTCGGTCCGCGGCAACGTGGGGTCCTGGGACACGTCAGCGATGATCTGGGTCAGTTCGCTGAGGGAATAGAAGGCGAATAATTATGCCCAGACCAGGCCTTTCCCAAGCCAACAACCCCGTCCCCCGGCTCTAGTGCTG
This region includes:
- the POLR2I gene encoding DNA-directed RNA polymerase II subunit RPB9 isoform X1; this translates as MEPDGTYEPGFVGIRFCQECNNMLYPKEDKENRILLYACRNCDYQQEADNSCIYVNKITHEVDELTQIIADVSQDPTLPRTEDHPCQKCGHKEAVFFQSHSARAEVSGRRKAFCVSQGRHALVLRVHGPTLWPPLDRVNCPLLCVINSVFCACISCVYLPPVGCVGCTFSSSAM
- the POLR2I gene encoding DNA-directed RNA polymerase II subunit RPB9 isoform X2, producing the protein MEPDGTYEPGFVGIRFCQECNNMLYPKEDKENRILLYACRNCDYQQEADNSCIYVNKITHEVDELTQIIADVSQDPTLPRTEDHPCQKCGHKEAVFFQSHSARAEDAMRLYYVCTAPHCGHRWTE